One Microlunatus soli genomic window carries:
- a CDS encoding DegT/DnrJ/EryC1/StrS family aminotransferase has translation MDEPVRTRPWTFGAALSVDAIGSVEREYVSRVLDKRRVFRYTRDGIHDSEAAALEDVYRKRLGVRHCLAVNGGTSALVCALVAAGIGPGDEVVIPSYTYIATASAVILAGAVPVIVDIDETLTIDPKALENSITKHTKAVIPVHMRGVPCQMDEISTIAARHGLIVIEDAAQANGGSYHGRPLGSFGHLGCFSFQQYKIVTAGEGGLVATNDDHLFERACVYHDGAFAMWDTGTGGEVETFPGQNYRISEISAAVALAQSQRLDDLLARLRRNKAHIIEALATVDGIELQPIPDPAGDVAYSLILFLPVNADIRAFSERLAWEGIPNGTVYNKGFPDRHIFTNWDYVLAKRGVSPTNNPWTSPYYHGNIDYPPDLCQTSLDLLGRAIQINLHQDMDSTDCADIVTAIRRTARRVSARPSTAPSPGTMP, from the coding sequence GTGGACGAACCCGTCCGCACCCGGCCGTGGACGTTCGGTGCCGCGCTGAGTGTCGACGCCATCGGCTCCGTCGAGCGCGAGTACGTTTCGCGCGTCCTCGATAAGCGCCGGGTGTTCCGCTACACCCGCGACGGCATCCACGACTCCGAAGCAGCAGCTCTGGAAGATGTGTACCGAAAGCGTCTAGGTGTCAGGCACTGTCTGGCCGTCAACGGCGGGACCTCGGCGCTGGTCTGTGCGCTCGTAGCAGCCGGCATCGGGCCCGGCGACGAGGTCGTGATTCCCAGCTACACCTACATTGCGACCGCATCAGCGGTCATCCTCGCAGGCGCCGTCCCGGTGATCGTCGACATCGACGAGACCCTGACCATCGATCCCAAGGCACTCGAGAACTCCATCACCAAGCACACCAAGGCCGTCATCCCTGTCCATATGCGTGGAGTTCCATGCCAAATGGATGAGATCAGCACGATCGCAGCCAGGCACGGACTCATCGTCATCGAGGACGCGGCCCAAGCCAACGGGGGAAGCTATCACGGCCGGCCGCTAGGATCCTTCGGGCACCTAGGATGCTTCAGCTTCCAGCAATACAAGATCGTCACCGCCGGCGAAGGTGGCCTCGTCGCAACCAACGACGATCACCTGTTCGAACGTGCCTGTGTGTACCACGACGGCGCCTTCGCCATGTGGGATACGGGCACCGGGGGAGAGGTCGAAACGTTCCCCGGACAGAACTACCGCATCAGCGAGATCAGTGCAGCGGTCGCCCTTGCGCAGTCTCAGCGACTCGACGATCTGCTCGCCCGGCTGCGTCGAAACAAGGCCCACATCATTGAAGCGCTCGCCACGGTCGACGGCATCGAGCTGCAACCCATCCCGGACCCCGCCGGCGACGTCGCATACAGCTTGATCCTCTTCCTGCCCGTGAACGCAGACATCCGAGCATTCTCCGAGCGGCTGGCTTGGGAAGGCATCCCCAACGGGACCGTGTACAACAAGGGATTCCCCGACCGACACATCTTCACCAACTGGGACTACGTCCTCGCCAAACGCGGCGTATCACCGACCAATAATCCATGGACGTCGCCGTACTACCACGGCAACATCGACTACCCGCCCGACCTGTGCCAGACGAGCCTTGACCTTCTCGGCCGAGCGATACAGATCAATCTGCACCAAGACATGGATAGCACCGACTGCGCCGACATCGTCACGGCCATCCGTCGTACGGCCCGACGCGTCAGCGCCAGACCATCGACCGCACCGTCCCCAGGAACGATGCCGTGA
- a CDS encoding LacI family DNA-binding transcriptional regulator, giving the protein MTERRPKRPTISDVAELAGVSKGAVSRSFNGAARLSPATVERIRAAAAELGWMPSAAARAINGAPAHAIGVVLRRPPELLELDPFFAAFLAGAEGVFAAQGYAVILRFVDTAEDERDCYRQLVAERRVDGFLINDLRQPDFRFKLLEEMGQSAVVVGRPGARCPFPSVDSDSDAAVESLLQHLIESGHRIIGHVSGSPSLQHSRHRVRLWRDTLQANGLPAGPLAVGHFTAAGGAAATDELLRQQERPTAIFYGNDVMAVAGLAMMSDRGLVVPDDVAVAGFDGVSIASYTSPPLTTVQCNYRAVGHAAADLLLNQIAGERAPHRVLVPAELRLRRSTGASAQ; this is encoded by the coding sequence ATGACTGAGCGGCGACCGAAGCGTCCGACGATTTCCGATGTGGCAGAACTGGCAGGGGTGTCCAAGGGCGCGGTCTCACGGTCCTTCAACGGTGCTGCTCGGCTGAGTCCCGCGACGGTGGAACGCATCCGAGCAGCGGCCGCTGAACTGGGCTGGATGCCCAGCGCGGCAGCGCGAGCGATCAACGGAGCGCCAGCTCATGCAATCGGCGTGGTGCTGCGGCGTCCGCCCGAGCTGCTCGAACTCGATCCGTTCTTCGCGGCGTTCCTGGCCGGCGCGGAGGGCGTGTTTGCCGCACAGGGATATGCCGTCATCCTACGGTTCGTCGACACCGCCGAAGACGAGCGGGACTGCTATCGACAGCTGGTTGCCGAGCGTCGTGTCGACGGCTTCTTGATCAACGATCTCCGACAGCCGGACTTTCGGTTCAAACTGCTGGAGGAGATGGGTCAGTCCGCAGTTGTCGTCGGGCGACCCGGGGCCCGCTGCCCCTTTCCCAGCGTCGACTCCGACAGCGATGCCGCGGTGGAATCGCTCCTGCAACACCTCATTGAATCGGGCCACCGGATCATAGGCCACGTCAGCGGGTCGCCGAGCCTCCAGCACTCCCGGCACCGTGTTCGACTCTGGCGCGACACCCTGCAGGCGAACGGTCTACCCGCGGGCCCGCTGGCCGTAGGACACTTCACCGCTGCCGGCGGCGCGGCCGCGACCGACGAATTGCTGAGACAACAGGAACGACCGACGGCGATCTTCTACGGAAACGATGTGATGGCCGTTGCCGGATTGGCGATGATGAGTGACCGCGGTCTCGTAGTGCCCGACGATGTCGCTGTCGCCGGCTTCGACGGCGTGAGCATCGCCTCCTACACCTCGCCGCCGTTGACCACCGTGCAGTGCAACTACCGCGCTGTCGGCCATGCCGCCGCAGACCTGCTACTGAATCAGATCGCAGGGGAGCGGGCCCCGCACCGGGTCCTGGTCCCTGCCGAGTTGCGGCTGCGTCGCAGCACCGGCGCCAGCGCGCAGTGA
- a CDS encoding phosphotriesterase family protein has product MVDLIERGHLDQILISQDICHKTNLRRCGGEGYTHILRHVVPLMRRKGSPRIRSGRSRSIILVGRCRLAAEQVGPLTGPDASAVGRGNLSDDAVQMRPHGGLRLGRFAGADGLDDREMLWQ; this is encoded by the coding sequence ATGGTCGATCTGATCGAGCGTGGACACCTCGACCAGATCCTGATCTCGCAGGACATCTGTCACAAGACGAACCTGCGCAGGTGCGGCGGTGAGGGCTACACCCACATCCTGCGGCATGTGGTGCCACTGATGCGACGTAAGGGTTCACCGAGGATCAGATCCGGACGATCACGTTCGATAATCCTTGTCGGGCGCTGTCGTTTGGCCGCTGAGCAGGTCGGGCCGCTGACCGGGCCGGACGCCTCGGCTGTCGGTCGCGGCAATCTGAGCGATGACGCTGTCCAGATGCGCCCGCATGGCGGCCTCCGCCTCGGCAGGTTCGCCGGCGCGGATGGCCTCGATGATCGCGAGATGTTGTGGCAGTGA
- a CDS encoding glycoside hydrolase family 16 protein, which yields MISSPTAPAASRTVGPKTAAQRLGWGTPLPASDEFNYVGTPDRSRWNVYGDGGSEGGAGSNCWPGHDGNGRRCADANHVNGEYLRQTGEMNGDSAGVASVQNLQYGRWEVRARLQPARGAAGHPYHAVLITWPQSDEWPAGAEYDFFEVDAGDTCAVAFLHYPNHEPKRQEMAQKCPVDITKWHAYGFEWSPQGLTGYIDGDEWFTFNQDCIQCAPGPMHQTIQLDNFFGAGGMQRANFDIDWARVYNLQQR from the coding sequence ATGATCAGCTCGCCGACGGCCCCCGCCGCGTCGAGAACGGTCGGCCCGAAGACGGCCGCACAGCGGCTGGGATGGGGCACGCCCCTTCCGGCATCGGACGAGTTCAACTACGTCGGCACCCCGGACCGGAGCCGCTGGAATGTCTACGGCGACGGCGGTTCCGAGGGAGGCGCCGGGTCCAACTGCTGGCCCGGCCACGACGGAAACGGGAGGCGCTGCGCCGACGCCAACCACGTCAACGGCGAGTACCTACGCCAGACCGGAGAAATGAACGGCGATTCCGCAGGGGTCGCTTCGGTACAGAACCTCCAGTACGGCCGATGGGAAGTGCGCGCCCGTCTTCAGCCGGCAAGAGGCGCTGCCGGGCACCCGTACCACGCAGTGCTGATCACCTGGCCGCAGAGTGACGAGTGGCCCGCTGGCGCTGAGTACGACTTCTTCGAAGTCGACGCCGGCGACACCTGCGCGGTTGCGTTCCTGCACTACCCCAATCACGAACCCAAACGGCAGGAGATGGCCCAGAAGTGCCCGGTCGACATCACCAAATGGCACGCCTACGGCTTCGAGTGGAGCCCCCAGGGGTTGACCGGTTACATCGACGGTGACGAATGGTTCACCTTCAATCAGGACTGCATCCAGTGCGCGCCCGGACCGATGCACCAAACGATCCAACTCGACAACTTCTTCGGCGCCGGAGGCATGCAACGCGCCAACTTCGACATCGACTGGGCACGCGTCTACAACCTCCAACAGCGATGA